The Mercurialis annua linkage group LG2, ddMerAnnu1.2, whole genome shotgun sequence genome contains a region encoding:
- the LOC126670210 gene encoding probable carboxylesterase 18 yields the protein MTNENLQNKILVIPWKIKLKNFAICVGCDISRRSNGTISRFIMILFDHKSFPSKKPFNGVTTTDITVDKARKHLWFRLYNPTPTGDSKLPLIFYFHGGGFGFFKPHSRPYNNFCYQLASKLSAIVISVNYRLAPEHRYPSPYDDGFDTIKFIDETATIQGFPSHANLKNCFLAGDSAGGNIVHHVMVKASQHKFRNLNLIGAMLIQPFFGGEERTQSETMLDRKVPVVNMERSDWMWKAFLPKGSDRDHPAANVFGPNADDISGLSLPASVVFVGGFDSLKDWQRRYYEGMKKCGKEVNLIEYSDTFHSFYAYPELPVFSLFIKDMKDFMQKQIVAAER from the coding sequence ATGACCAATGAAAATCTCCAGAATAAAATTCTTGTTATTCCATGGAAGATCAAGCTCAAAAATTTTGCTATCTGCGTTGGCTGTGACATCAGTCGTCGCTCCAATGGCACTATCAGTCGCTTTATTATGATCTTATTTGATCACAAATCATTTCCGTCCAAGAAACCGTTCAACGGTGTCACGACGACCGATATTACCGTTGATAAAGCTCGCAAACATCTCTGGTTTCGTCTCTATAACCCTACTCCCACCGGAGATAGTAAACTGCCGCTTATTTTCTACTTCCACGGCGGTGGTTTTGGCTTTTTCAAACCCCATTCAAGACCTTATAATAACTTCTGTTACCAACTTGCTAGCAAACTGTCCGCCATTGTCATCTCTGTCAACTACCGCCTTGCTCCGGAGCATCGTTATCCATCCCCGTATGACGACGGGTTTGACACTATAAAGTTCATCGATGAAACGGCGACGATCCAAGGGTTTCCGAGTCATGCCAATCTGAAAAACTGTTTTCTCGCCGGAGATAGTGCAGGAGGCAATATAGTTCATCATGTTATGGTGAAAGCCAGTCAACACAAGTTTCGCAACCTAAACCTGATCGGAGCAATGCTAATCCAGCCGTTTTTCGGCGGAGAAGAACGAACTCAGTCTGAGACAATGCTTGACCGGAAAGTTCCGGTTGTGAACATGGAGCGTTCTGATTGGATGTGGAAGGCTTTCTTGCCGAAAGGCTCCGACAGGGACCATCCTGCTGCGAATGTGTTCGGGCCGAATGCTGATGATATTTCGGGATTGAGCTTGCCGGCGAGTGTGGTTTTTGTCGGAGGGTTTGATTCGTTGAAAGACTGGCAGAGGAGGTATTATGAAGGAATGAAAAAATGTGGAAAAGAAGTGAATTTGATTGAGTATTCTGATACTTTTCATTCATTTTATGCTTATCCTGAGCTTCCTGTGTT